One part of the Vicia villosa cultivar HV-30 ecotype Madison, WI linkage group LG6, Vvil1.0, whole genome shotgun sequence genome encodes these proteins:
- the LOC131610221 gene encoding uncharacterized protein LOC131610221 isoform X2, with amino-acid sequence MSSRSDRGKRARQLTGSSSGAAPQPPFDSHRFLGSEQQARFEKLVGRKIWPEKVFDLPQSGNFYQFLENIAERKWEALISPDSQINADIVREFYANAIPIEGRVYTYTSYVRGRGISFSRDAINTFLGRPSHRAAGDKCEYARKKAAKTWNMQEIADLLSFEHQGFTLNPSGYIQKMDRKNMTQMAQLYIVFLLNNVMPRSHTSDLTIDMSCLLFWIMTGGEVDVAQIISEEMRIVASSGTKSGTKPSAQLGFPSLIMGLCRKAGVEFPNVASMKSTSVVDTGYVHRHCSPKLGVQQHPQPQNMAPPAGGRYNEELACRYNWAYFDANRRSQAMIHDSLCKLYRHQVNPTYVPSFPTNEEYEAHCAWPAERPFFREGDGEEEEEEGDGMEQDDEED; translated from the coding sequence atGTCGTCAAGAAGTGATCGGGGAAAGCGAGCTAGGCAATTGACAGGTTCAAGCTCAGGAGCTGCTCCGCAACCACCCTTCGATTCACATAGGTTTCTAGGTTCAGAGCAGCAGGCAAGGTTTGAGAAGTTGGTTGGTCGAAAGATTTGGCCTGAAAAGGTGTTTGACCTCCCACAAAGCGGTAACTTTTATCAGTTTCTGGAAAACATTGCGGAACGCAAGTGGGAAGCTTTGATCTCTCCTGATTCTCAAATCAATGCGGACATCGTGCGTGAGTTCTATGCTAATGCGATTCCGATTGAGGGAAGGGTGTACACTTACACCTCCTATGTGAGAGGTAGGGGAATTTCTTTTTCAAGGGATGCAATTAACACTTTTTTGGGAAGACCTTCTCATCGTGCTGCAGGTGACAAGTGTGAGTATGCAAGGAAAAAGGCTGCAAAAACTTGGAATATGCAGGAGATTGCTGATCTGTTATCCTTTGAGCACCAAGGGTTCACTCTTAACCCTTCCGGTTATATTCAAAAGATGGACAGGAAGAACATGACTCAAATGGCGCAGTTGTACATAGTTTTCCTCCTGAACAATGTCATGCCGAGGAGCCACACTTCTGACCTGACCATTGACATGTCTtgtcttttgttttggattatgacaGGTGGAGAGGTGGATGTGGCTCAAATCATTTCTGAGGAGATGAGGATCGTGGCTTCAAGTGGTACCAAGTCAGGGACGAAGCCTTCTGCTCAGCTTGGTTTTCCAAGTTTGATAATGGGACTTTGCAGGAAAGCAGGTGTGGAGTTTCCTAATGTGGCAAGTATGAAATCCACTAGTGTTGTGGACACCGGCTATGTGCACAGGCATTGCTCTCCTAAGCTAGGTGTCCAGCAGCATCCTCAGCCACAGAACATGGCTCCTCCTGCTGGTGGTAGGTATAATGAGGAATTAGCTTGCAGGTACAATTGGGCGTATTTTGATGCCAACAGAAGATCACAAGCTATGATTCATGATTCTCTCTGCAAGCTCTATCGCCACCAAGTCAATCCGACGTATGTTCCCTCTTTTCCTACTAATGAGGAGTATGAGGCTCATTGTGCATGGCCTGCGGAGAGGCC